Proteins co-encoded in one Methylobacterium sp. WL1 genomic window:
- a CDS encoding ABC transporter ATP-binding protein encodes MSPLLSIRDLAVTFRTETGPFAALHGLSLDVMRGRTLALVGESGSGKSVTAQAIMGILPRSAAITGGQILFRDGPAEIDIARLDTEGSAMRAIRGQRIAMIFQEPMTCLSPLHTIGDQIGEALRIHTGADRREADARTQEALARVGFPDPKRALRTYPFELSGGLRQRAMIAMALILKPALLVADEPTTALDVTTQAQILALLARLQDETGMAILLITHDLGVVANIAHDVAVLYRGRLVEAGPRETVMRNPGHAYLRALLQAVPRFDMAPGERLTPIRPARAEIPPVRTPVKPAGPLLRVEGVSKSFTLRAGRLWQKPRIVRAVSDVSLCLAAGETLGLVGESGSGKTTVSKMIMRALPPDSGKILFDDGGGPRDVHALSGDALFAYRRTVQFVFQDPYASLDPRMTVRQILSEPMEIHGVPAAERRARCRELMAMVGLEASGLGRYPHAFSGGQRQRIGIARALAPRPSLLVLDEPVSALDVSVQAQILNLLKDLQAALGLSYLIVSHNLAVIDYMADTISVMCRGRIVEEAPRAALFRRPVHPYTRALLAAVPDPSLDRPLDFAAITGDQNDPTRWAEPYRLGPDEAGAMRVIEAGHRVRFGAAQDAEAA; translated from the coding sequence TTGAGCCCGCTGTTGTCCATCCGCGACCTCGCGGTCACCTTCCGCACGGAGACGGGACCGTTCGCGGCGCTGCACGGCCTGTCGCTCGACGTGATGCGGGGGCGCACCCTCGCGCTGGTCGGCGAATCCGGCTCGGGCAAGTCGGTGACCGCCCAGGCGATCATGGGCATCCTGCCGAGATCGGCGGCGATCACCGGCGGACAGATCCTGTTCCGCGACGGGCCGGCGGAGATCGACATCGCCCGGCTGGACACCGAGGGCTCGGCGATGCGGGCGATCCGCGGGCAGCGGATCGCCATGATCTTCCAGGAGCCGATGACCTGCCTGTCGCCGCTCCACACGATCGGCGACCAGATCGGCGAGGCCCTGCGCATCCACACCGGTGCGGACCGCCGGGAGGCCGATGCGCGCACGCAGGAAGCCCTGGCCCGGGTCGGCTTTCCGGACCCGAAGCGCGCCTTGAGGACCTACCCGTTCGAGCTGTCCGGCGGCCTCCGCCAGCGCGCCATGATCGCCATGGCGCTGATCCTCAAGCCCGCCCTCCTGGTCGCCGACGAGCCGACCACGGCGCTCGACGTCACCACTCAGGCGCAGATCCTCGCCCTGCTCGCCCGGCTCCAGGACGAGACCGGCATGGCGATCCTGCTGATCACCCACGATCTCGGGGTGGTCGCCAACATCGCCCACGACGTCGCCGTGCTGTACCGCGGCCGCCTGGTCGAGGCCGGCCCGCGCGAGACCGTGATGCGCAACCCCGGTCACGCCTACCTTCGCGCGCTGCTCCAAGCCGTGCCGCGGTTCGACATGGCGCCGGGCGAGCGCCTGACCCCGATCCGCCCGGCACGCGCCGAGATCCCGCCGGTGCGGACGCCGGTGAAGCCCGCCGGGCCGCTACTGCGGGTCGAGGGCGTCAGCAAGAGCTTCACCCTGCGGGCCGGACGCCTGTGGCAGAAGCCCCGGATCGTCCGCGCCGTCTCCGACGTGTCGCTGTGTCTCGCGGCCGGCGAGACCCTGGGGCTGGTCGGTGAATCCGGGTCCGGCAAGACCACGGTCTCGAAGATGATCATGCGGGCGCTGCCGCCCGATTCCGGCAAGATCCTGTTCGATGACGGGGGTGGTCCGCGGGACGTCCATGCCCTGTCCGGCGACGCGCTGTTCGCCTACCGGCGCACGGTCCAGTTCGTGTTCCAGGATCCCTACGCGTCGCTCGATCCGCGGATGACCGTGCGGCAGATCCTGTCCGAGCCCATGGAGATCCACGGCGTGCCCGCCGCCGAGCGGCGCGCGCGCTGCCGGGAGCTGATGGCGATGGTCGGCCTGGAGGCCAGCGGCCTGGGCCGCTACCCGCACGCCTTCTCGGGCGGGCAGCGCCAGCGGATCGGCATCGCCCGCGCCCTGGCGCCGCGGCCGAGCCTTCTGGTGCTGGACGAGCCGGTCTCGGCGCTGGACGTCTCGGTGCAGGCGCAGATCCTGAACCTGCTCAAGGATTTGCAAGCGGCCCTCGGGCTGTCCTACCTGATCGTCTCCCACAACCTGGCAGTGATCGACTACATGGCGGATACGATCAGCGTGATGTGCCGGGGCCGGATCGTCGAGGAGGCGCCCCGCGCCGCCCTGTTCCGCCGCCCGGTCCATCCCTACACCCGGGCGCTGCTCGCCGCCGTGCCCGACCCGAGCCTCGACCGCCCGCTCGACTTCGCCGCGATCACCGGCGACCAGAACGACCCGACCCGCTGGGCGGAACCCTACCGGCTCGGCCCCGACGAGGCCGGCGCGATGCGGGTGATCGAGGCAGGCCACCGGGTCCGGTTCGGCGCCGCCCAGGACGCGGAGGCCGCGTGA